The following are from one region of the Sandaracinus amylolyticus genome:
- a CDS encoding cytochrome c oxidase subunit 3 family protein, whose product MATPTTESAAAHDEHAHGSHGPKWLQHHFDMPVQQFEAAKLGMWAFLAQEILFFSGLFVAYAVIRQQYPEAFAAGSHQLDKIMGGINTIVLLFSSLTAALSVRSAQLGKKNEVNLYLGITILCAFGFLIIKYFEYSTKIEHGLLPGQYWHPHMEHGHALFPAHTHVFFGVYFMLTGLHGLHVAIGIGILAWIMWRNNRGEFSKDYWTPVDLAALYWHLVDLIWIYLFPLLYLI is encoded by the coding sequence ATGGCGACCCCGACCACCGAGAGCGCCGCGGCGCACGACGAGCACGCGCACGGCTCCCACGGCCCGAAGTGGCTCCAGCACCACTTCGACATGCCGGTCCAGCAGTTCGAGGCGGCCAAGCTGGGCATGTGGGCCTTCCTCGCGCAGGAGATCCTGTTCTTCAGCGGTCTCTTCGTCGCCTACGCCGTGATCCGTCAGCAGTACCCGGAGGCGTTCGCCGCCGGGTCGCACCAGCTCGACAAGATCATGGGCGGCATCAACACGATCGTGCTGCTCTTCAGCTCGCTCACCGCCGCGCTCTCGGTGCGGTCGGCGCAGCTGGGCAAGAAGAACGAGGTCAACCTCTACCTCGGCATCACGATCCTCTGCGCGTTCGGCTTCTTGATCATCAAGTACTTCGAGTACTCGACGAAGATCGAGCACGGCCTGCTGCCGGGTCAGTACTGGCACCCGCACATGGAGCACGGCCACGCGCTCTTCCCGGCGCACACGCACGTGTTCTTCGGCGTGTACTTCATGCTGACCGGCCTGCACGGTCTGCACGTCGCGATCGGCATCGGGATCCTCGCGTGGATCATGTGGCGCAACAACCGCGGCGAGTTCTCGAAGGACTACTGGACGCCCGTCGACCTCGCTGCGCTGTACTGGCACCTCGTCGATCTCATCTGGATCTACCTCTTCCCGCTCCTCTACCTGATCTGA